One Streptomyces sp. NBC_01237 genomic region harbors:
- a CDS encoding RraA family protein, producing MHEDSGFEDIPTTTLADLLGREQVMDAGIRPLWSPVPRVAGPAFTVRCPPGDNLMLHAAIHRAEPGSVIVVESGDMDYALAGGNVCAVAHRRGIAAFVLDGVIRDLSEVRELGFPVFALGVIPIPGTKKAVEPLNTPVRCGGTTVNPGDIVVADEEGVVVTPHARRDEVLRDARAKLAKEAAESLDEWEAAHRARIDKILSENGYTA from the coding sequence ATGCACGAGGACTCCGGCTTCGAGGACATCCCCACGACCACCCTCGCCGACCTTCTGGGGCGCGAGCAGGTCATGGACGCCGGCATACGCCCCCTCTGGTCGCCGGTGCCCCGCGTGGCCGGCCCGGCCTTCACGGTGCGCTGCCCTCCCGGCGACAACCTGATGCTGCACGCGGCGATCCACCGCGCGGAGCCCGGCTCGGTCATCGTCGTGGAGTCGGGCGACATGGACTATGCGCTGGCCGGCGGGAACGTGTGCGCGGTCGCGCACCGCCGGGGGATCGCGGCGTTCGTGCTCGACGGCGTGATCCGCGACCTGTCCGAGGTGCGCGAACTGGGCTTCCCGGTCTTCGCGTTGGGCGTCATCCCCATCCCCGGTACGAAGAAGGCGGTGGAACCGCTCAACACCCCGGTGCGCTGCGGCGGCACGACCGTGAACCCCGGCGACATTGTGGTGGCCGACGAGGAGGGCGTCGTGGTGACCCCTCACGCCCGCCGGGACGAGGTACTGCGCGACGCACGGGCGAAACTGGCGAAGGAGGCGGCCGAATCCCTGGACGAGTGGGAGGCGGCGCACCGCGCCCGTATCGACAAGATCCTGTCGGAGAACGGCTATACGGCCTGA
- a CDS encoding ArsR/SmtB family transcription factor gives MDPLAVHKALANPARLQFMQWLRDPEKYFDEDSYTQQGLGFHIGVCVGDIQKRAGLAQSVVSGYLQTLRDAGLLTSERVGKWTYYRRNEPVIAEFAAQVRDEL, from the coding sequence ATGGACCCGCTGGCCGTGCACAAGGCCCTCGCCAACCCCGCCCGCCTGCAGTTCATGCAGTGGCTGCGCGACCCCGAGAAGTACTTCGACGAGGACTCGTACACACAGCAGGGACTGGGCTTCCACATCGGCGTATGCGTGGGTGACATCCAGAAGCGGGCCGGGCTCGCGCAGTCCGTGGTGTCCGGCTACCTCCAGACCCTCAGGGACGCGGGCCTCCTGACCTCGGAGCGCGTCGGCAAGTGGACGTACTACCGCCGCAACGAGCCGGTGATCGCCGAGTTCGCCGCCCAGGTGCGCGACGAGCTGTAG